The proteins below come from a single Anderseniella sp. Alg231-50 genomic window:
- a CDS encoding shikimate dehydrogenase: MDTLTAGLIGSHIQKTRLPRALGLLCDEAGIRLQFELIDTDGVAGFDFDATVDDLKIRDWSGVTVTHPHKTNAARYAGESLCPEIARLGASNTLVFGPPLRGHNTDFTGFVSAWHTGMGNTSPGKVALAGAGGVARALAFALADLGATGISIWDIEPGKAQQLADECGHPAQAISPTKANSAVSTADGLINATALGMEHAPGMAFQPDHIGPQSWAFDAVYTPTNTTFLKTCHAAGLECLTGFDLFCHMAIGSFEAYTGIAVDKQSALRKLAALRPED; the protein is encoded by the coding sequence ATGGACACACTGACCGCCGGCCTGATCGGCTCTCATATTCAGAAAACCCGCCTGCCCCGCGCGCTGGGATTGTTGTGCGATGAAGCCGGCATCCGGCTGCAGTTCGAACTGATTGATACCGACGGCGTTGCCGGTTTTGACTTCGATGCGACCGTAGACGATCTGAAGATCCGCGACTGGTCCGGCGTCACTGTTACCCATCCGCACAAGACGAACGCCGCCCGGTACGCCGGTGAAAGCCTGTGCCCGGAAATCGCTCGGCTGGGCGCTAGCAATACACTGGTCTTCGGGCCGCCCTTGCGGGGCCACAACACTGACTTTACCGGCTTTGTATCTGCCTGGCACACCGGCATGGGCAATACGTCGCCCGGCAAGGTTGCCTTGGCCGGTGCCGGCGGCGTTGCGCGCGCCCTGGCGTTTGCGCTGGCAGACCTCGGCGCAACCGGCATCTCGATCTGGGATATTGAGCCCGGCAAGGCACAACAGCTTGCAGATGAATGCGGGCACCCTGCGCAGGCCATTTCACCGACCAAGGCCAACTCGGCGGTCAGCACTGCCGACGGGCTCATCAATGCAACTGCGCTTGGCATGGAACACGCACCCGGCATGGCGTTTCAGCCGGATCACATAGGACCACAGAGCTGGGCATTCGATGCCGTCTACACACCGACCAACACAACGTTCCTGAAAACCTGCCATGCCGCGGGCCTTGAGTGCCTGACCGGCTTTGACCTGTTCTGTCACATGGCCATCGGCAGTTTCGAAGCCTATACCGGCATCGCGGTCGACAAACAGTCAGCTCTGCGAAAGTTGGCGGCCCTGCGCCCTGAAGACTAA
- a CDS encoding alcohol dehydrogenase catalytic domain-containing protein, with the protein MQTLTIHSARDLRIEEAEAGVPGQGQVRIAMAAGGICGSDLHYYNHGGFGPVRLREPMVLGHEVSGHVDAVGPGVSKVKQGDLIAVNPSRPCGDCGYCDKGHFNHCLNMRFYGSAMPFPHIQGAFRQQLLVDEAQCEIAGPGVSAGEAAMAEPLSVCLHAVKQAGGIAGARVLITGCGPIGALCILAARQAGATEIVVCDLTDQALEFAARLGADKTVNVSGGPDALAQFTADKGYFDTCIEASGSEQALHSGLTVVHPRGTIVQLGLGGDMSVPMNMVVAKELQLVGSFRFHEEFSLAVQLISSGAVDVKPLISATLPLSDAVEAFDLANDRSRAMKVQLSFQD; encoded by the coding sequence GTGCAAACACTCACAATTCATTCCGCCAGGGACCTGAGAATAGAAGAGGCCGAGGCAGGCGTGCCGGGCCAGGGCCAGGTGCGCATTGCCATGGCGGCAGGCGGCATTTGCGGCTCCGACCTGCACTATTACAATCACGGTGGTTTCGGCCCTGTCCGGCTGCGCGAACCAATGGTGCTGGGTCATGAAGTTTCCGGTCATGTGGACGCTGTCGGGCCTGGTGTCAGCAAGGTGAAGCAAGGCGACCTGATCGCCGTCAATCCCAGCAGGCCATGCGGGGATTGCGGGTACTGCGACAAGGGTCATTTCAATCACTGCCTGAACATGCGGTTTTACGGATCCGCCATGCCGTTTCCCCACATCCAGGGCGCATTCCGCCAGCAATTGCTGGTCGATGAGGCCCAATGCGAGATTGCCGGGCCCGGTGTGAGCGCCGGCGAGGCTGCCATGGCGGAGCCGCTCAGCGTTTGCCTGCACGCGGTAAAACAGGCGGGCGGGATTGCAGGCGCCCGTGTCCTGATAACCGGCTGCGGACCGATCGGCGCGCTGTGTATCCTGGCCGCCAGACAGGCAGGCGCCACCGAAATAGTCGTGTGTGACCTGACCGATCAGGCGCTTGAATTTGCCGCCCGGCTCGGGGCTGACAAGACAGTCAACGTGTCGGGCGGGCCGGACGCGCTGGCGCAGTTCACAGCAGACAAGGGATACTTCGACACCTGCATCGAAGCCTCCGGCAGTGAACAGGCCCTGCACTCAGGTCTGACAGTGGTACATCCGCGCGGCACCATTGTGCAGCTGGGCCTGGGCGGCGATATGAGCGTGCCGATGAACATGGTGGTCGCCAAGGAATTGCAACTTGTCGGCAGTTTCCGCTTCCACGAGGAGTTTTCTTTAGCCGTGCAGTTGATCAGTTCAGGAGCGGTGGATGTAAAGCCACTGATCTCCGCTACACTGCCGCTTTCCGATGCGGTAGAGGCGTTCGACCTGGCCAATGACCGTTCGCGTGCCATGAAGGTCCAGCTGTCGTTTCAGGATTGA
- a CDS encoding SDR family oxidoreductase, with amino-acid sequence MNVQDLFGLSGKRALITGSSKGIGYALARGLSGAGAEIVINGRNAETLDQAAAALRETGATVSTAVFDVTVPDAVRAGVEKIEAETGAIDILINNAGMQHRTPLEEFPDDAWDTLMRTNLNSVFNVGKAVARHMIERKQGKIINICSVQTALARPGIAPYVASKGAVANLTKGMCTDWAKHGLQVNGLAPGYFETELTEALVADEEFSAWLSNRTPAGRWGKVDELVGAAVFLSSGSASFVNGHILYVDGGITACL; translated from the coding sequence ATGAATGTACAAGACCTTTTTGGCCTTTCCGGCAAACGGGCACTGATAACCGGCTCCAGCAAGGGGATCGGGTATGCCCTGGCCAGAGGTCTGTCAGGCGCAGGCGCGGAAATCGTCATCAACGGGCGAAATGCTGAAACACTGGATCAGGCTGCCGCAGCGCTTCGGGAAACCGGCGCAACTGTCTCGACAGCGGTGTTTGATGTCACCGTTCCTGATGCAGTCAGGGCCGGGGTCGAAAAGATCGAGGCGGAGACCGGCGCGATAGACATTCTTATCAACAATGCCGGCATGCAGCACCGCACCCCGCTGGAAGAGTTTCCCGATGATGCCTGGGACACGCTCATGCGCACCAACCTGAACTCGGTGTTCAATGTCGGCAAGGCGGTCGCCAGGCACATGATTGAGCGCAAACAGGGCAAGATCATCAATATCTGCTCAGTGCAGACCGCGCTGGCGCGGCCCGGCATTGCGCCTTACGTGGCATCGAAAGGCGCGGTTGCAAACCTCACCAAGGGCATGTGCACGGACTGGGCCAAGCACGGCCTGCAGGTGAACGGTCTGGCGCCGGGGTATTTTGAAACCGAGCTTACCGAAGCGCTGGTCGCGGATGAGGAGTTTTCCGCCTGGCTGTCAAACCGCACGCCTGCCGGGCGCTGGGGCAAGGTCGATGAACTGGTGGGTGCGGCGGTGTTCCTGTCGTCGGGGTCAGCGAGTTTCGTGAACGGTCATATTCTGTATGTGGATGGCGGCATAACCGCCTGCCTTTAG
- a CDS encoding glutathione S-transferase N-terminal domain-containing protein codes for MTYSLYYAENSAAMGVRVLLEEMRQPYDLIGTSIDMDTPRPPELLALNPNGWIPVLISDGAAIYECGAITTWLCDRHPDAGLAPGVDDPARGRFLQWLFFFSSSVQNAYQMSYYSDRFCDTAADEASVKRRSITRLRELWRVVDDAIGDNDWMLGEDLSAADIYLFMLTTWLSPAHEHPRVEEFANVHRIASTVSKRPSVQLVYGTDPA; via the coding sequence ATGACATATTCCCTGTATTACGCTGAAAACAGTGCCGCCATGGGCGTGCGCGTTTTGCTCGAGGAAATGCGCCAGCCATACGATCTCATTGGAACAAGCATTGACATGGATACACCGCGGCCGCCGGAACTGCTGGCTCTCAATCCCAATGGCTGGATACCGGTACTGATAAGCGACGGTGCCGCAATCTACGAATGCGGCGCGATTACCACCTGGCTTTGTGACCGCCATCCGGACGCCGGCCTCGCGCCTGGCGTTGACGATCCGGCGCGCGGACGTTTCCTGCAATGGCTGTTCTTCTTTTCCAGCTCAGTGCAGAACGCCTACCAGATGAGTTATTACTCTGACCGGTTTTGTGACACAGCTGCGGATGAGGCCAGCGTGAAACGCCGTTCGATCACCCGATTGCGCGAACTCTGGCGGGTGGTTGACGATGCCATTGGCGACAATGACTGGATGCTCGGCGAAGACCTCAGTGCTGCAGACATCTACCTGTTCATGCTGACCACGTGGCTGTCACCGGCACATGAGCATCCCCGTGTCGAGGAATTTGCAAATGTGCACCGGATCGCCAGCACAGTTTCGAAACGGCCCAGCGTTCAACTTGTGTACGGCACAGACCCGGCCTGA
- a CDS encoding phytanoyl-CoA dioxygenase family protein, which produces METLNKTQVQFYRDNGYLMLESRIPEAEIEKCIAEIENFREEASHLDASNDRLDLEDTHTQDNPRLRRIKLPHTISDVFAGLMRSDHVLAPVRDLIGQNLRLHTSKLNMKSAEYGAAVEWHQDWAFYPHTNDDVLAVGIVLNDVGPDNGPLMVFPGTHQGEVFDHHSNGVFAGAMDLAKSGLDLKDAVKLTGPRGSMSIHHARTVHGSDLNRSDRDRMLLLYEIMAADAYPVMGAMTPWPSLAEYDEKLLCGSGTITPRLADVPVRIPQPQPAKTGSIYEIQSTAHKRAFDTVM; this is translated from the coding sequence ATGGAAACTCTGAACAAAACCCAGGTGCAGTTTTACCGCGACAACGGTTACCTGATGCTGGAGTCAAGGATTCCCGAGGCCGAGATCGAAAAGTGCATCGCCGAAATCGAAAATTTCCGCGAAGAGGCAAGCCATCTGGATGCATCAAACGACCGGCTCGACCTTGAAGACACCCATACGCAAGACAATCCCAGATTGCGCCGGATCAAGCTGCCGCACACAATCTCAGACGTGTTTGCCGGCCTGATGCGATCAGACCATGTGCTGGCGCCGGTCCGCGACCTCATTGGTCAGAACCTGCGCCTGCACACATCCAAGCTGAACATGAAATCGGCCGAATATGGCGCAGCCGTTGAATGGCACCAGGACTGGGCCTTCTACCCGCACACCAATGACGATGTGCTGGCAGTGGGCATCGTACTCAACGACGTTGGCCCGGATAATGGTCCGCTGATGGTGTTCCCGGGGACCCATCAGGGAGAGGTATTCGACCATCACTCAAATGGCGTCTTTGCAGGTGCCATGGACCTTGCAAAATCCGGCCTCGACCTGAAAGACGCGGTCAAGCTGACCGGGCCGCGCGGTTCCATGTCGATCCATCACGCGCGCACGGTACATGGCTCCGATCTCAACCGCTCGGATCGCGACAGGATGCTGTTGTTGTATGAAATCATGGCGGCAGACGCCTATCCGGTCATGGGTGCCATGACGCCGTGGCCGTCGCTGGCCGAGTACGACGAGAAGCTGCTGTGCGGGTCCGGCACCATAACGCCCAGGCTTGCCGACGTGCCGGTCCGCATCCCCCAACCGCAGCCGGCAAAAACCGGGTCCATCTACGAAATACAGTCGACAGCGCACAAGCGCGCATTCGACACGGTCATGTGA
- a CDS encoding enolase C-terminal domain-like protein, giving the protein METGHYLIKLDQVLTDSMHGEMHGFEIVTVRLSSADGAEGVGYTFTCGRNGGAIADILRREIAGLVTGEDPDRIEHLWNKLWWDLHYGGRGGPTVLAISALDMALWDLKAKRARLPLWRLLGGNDPKVPCYAGGIDLELTADELIRQTEGNLAKGFRAIKMKVGREKLSEDVAKIAAMRDFLGEEFPLMVDANMKWSVDQAIRAARAFEPYHPVWLEEPISPDDVAGHARVVREGGLPIAAGENLRTVWDFRHLIASGGVTYPEPDVTNCGGITSFMKIAHLAEAFNLPVTSHGAHDVTVHLMAAAPNRSYLEAHGFGLDEYLAHPLVIEDGFAIAPERVGHGMEFDWKGLSKISVS; this is encoded by the coding sequence ATGGAAACCGGTCACTACCTGATCAAGCTTGATCAGGTGCTGACCGACAGCATGCACGGCGAAATGCACGGCTTTGAAATCGTCACCGTCAGGTTGTCATCCGCCGATGGCGCGGAAGGCGTCGGCTACACGTTCACCTGCGGGCGTAATGGCGGCGCCATCGCCGACATCCTGCGGCGAGAAATTGCCGGCCTGGTAACCGGCGAAGACCCGGACCGTATCGAGCACCTGTGGAACAAGTTGTGGTGGGACCTTCACTATGGCGGACGTGGCGGGCCTACCGTGCTGGCCATTTCCGCGCTCGACATGGCGTTGTGGGACTTAAAGGCAAAACGCGCGCGCCTTCCCTTGTGGCGTCTGCTCGGTGGCAACGATCCGAAGGTGCCGTGCTACGCAGGCGGCATCGATCTTGAGCTTACCGCGGATGAATTGATCCGGCAGACCGAAGGCAATCTGGCCAAGGGTTTCCGCGCCATCAAGATGAAGGTGGGGCGTGAAAAGCTGAGCGAGGACGTCGCCAAGATTGCCGCCATGCGTGACTTCCTCGGCGAAGAATTCCCGCTCATGGTCGACGCCAACATGAAGTGGAGCGTTGACCAGGCCATCCGGGCGGCGCGTGCCTTTGAACCCTATCATCCGGTCTGGCTGGAAGAACCCATCTCACCCGACGATGTTGCAGGTCACGCCCGCGTGGTGCGCGAAGGCGGGTTGCCCATTGCGGCGGGTGAAAACCTGCGCACCGTCTGGGATTTCCGCCACCTGATTGCCTCCGGCGGCGTTACCTATCCCGAACCTGACGTCACCAATTGCGGCGGCATCACCAGCTTCATGAAGATTGCGCACCTGGCCGAGGCGTTCAACCTGCCGGTCACGTCGCACGGTGCCCATGATGTTACGGTACATCTCATGGCGGCGGCGCCAAACCGCTCCTATCTTGAAGCACACGGGTTTGGACTGGACGAATACCTTGCCCATCCGCTGGTGATCGAGGATGGATTTGCCATTGCACCAGAACGGGTGGGACACGGCATGGAATTTGACTGGAAGGGTTTGAGCAAAATCAGCGTCTCGTAA